Proteins encoded within one genomic window of Actinoplanes octamycinicus:
- a CDS encoding putative bifunctional diguanylate cyclase/phosphodiesterase, whose product MAVPPLAPVRPRDTGRAVLLAVAPAAVLVLLAGAAGLLPGPVALAVAVGVTGLCAAAYLVDTALAIHHTERAFAACRGAGFVGMGALATALTVLVPWWFPASAVTWLTVGLGGAAGCYVVGAALLPGAARTWPVRLRRGFDGLGLGVSVGFAAYLVPPDGQPRPAALPAVLIAAGGVSIVAVVVLRARPRPVPAVWCGIGAAVVLAALATLAEVLALGVTGPIVPLLGLPMVAGLAAAAAGGSRRDLPPPPAGPRNPDQFLASYPLLGIPAAVGVVAAVWHLLTSPGFDTQAILFGLVMVTVLVLRELLVVHDIRRYAGRLRVAEAHFRSLVAGATDLTLVLDEQLTVQWQSPAAARLFGLRDAEVLGRPFGELIHPEDAGDALAVIGSVLAGEHEGGPPVLVNARMRDGAQLWRDTESTISDQRAVPEVAALVVHVRDVGERRHLERTLHKLAYLDQLTGLANRRALMRELHAFHDRPGRHGTLLVVDLHGVAEVNDSRGREVGDAVLTEVARRLRGLLGGEDVPARLGGDEFAVLTPDSAVPAYALASRIVTTLGEPYALPGAGVVLHTTVGLAELAGAADPDEVVRHADLARQRAHQLGRDRVEWYDPDVELQLHRRMELERQLLGAAGRGELDLVFQPVTGLRDGHPAGVEALLRWRHPELGTILPGELMPIAAALGVTAELDEWVLDAACRQLSTWAGGDEDFWLSVNVRPRELLTARFPEQVTSILRRHRIAPERLVVEVAETWIAEDVPAVVAALTGLRRLGVRAALDDFGSGQTSLSHLRRLPVDMLKLNAALAGDASEAGVLQVVVGLARRLGLEVVAKGLETPEQIDRAVAAGCRLGQGFALANPAPAERIEAYLESHRADRGW is encoded by the coding sequence GTGGCTGTGCCGCCCCTCGCGCCGGTCCGGCCCCGGGACACCGGCCGGGCGGTGCTGCTCGCCGTCGCTCCGGCGGCCGTGCTGGTGCTCCTGGCCGGCGCTGCCGGCCTGCTGCCCGGCCCGGTCGCGCTGGCCGTGGCGGTCGGCGTCACCGGTCTCTGCGCCGCCGCTTACCTGGTGGACACGGCGCTCGCCATCCATCACACCGAGCGCGCCTTCGCGGCCTGCCGGGGCGCCGGTTTCGTCGGGATGGGCGCGCTGGCCACCGCACTGACCGTGCTGGTCCCGTGGTGGTTCCCGGCGAGCGCGGTGACCTGGCTGACCGTGGGCCTGGGCGGGGCCGCCGGGTGTTACGTGGTGGGCGCCGCCCTGCTGCCCGGCGCCGCCCGGACCTGGCCGGTCCGGTTGCGCCGCGGGTTCGACGGGCTGGGCCTCGGGGTCAGTGTGGGCTTCGCGGCCTATCTGGTCCCGCCGGACGGCCAGCCCCGGCCGGCCGCGCTGCCCGCGGTGCTGATCGCCGCCGGCGGCGTCTCGATCGTGGCCGTGGTGGTGCTGCGGGCCCGGCCGCGCCCGGTGCCGGCGGTCTGGTGCGGGATCGGCGCGGCGGTGGTGCTGGCCGCGCTCGCCACGCTGGCCGAGGTGCTGGCGCTCGGCGTGACCGGGCCGATCGTGCCGCTGCTCGGCCTGCCGATGGTGGCCGGCCTGGCCGCCGCGGCCGCCGGCGGCTCCCGCCGGGACCTGCCGCCGCCCCCGGCCGGCCCGCGCAACCCGGATCAGTTCCTGGCGAGTTACCCGCTGCTCGGGATCCCGGCCGCGGTCGGCGTGGTCGCCGCGGTCTGGCACCTGCTGACCTCGCCCGGCTTCGACACCCAGGCGATCCTCTTCGGCCTGGTGATGGTGACCGTGCTGGTGCTCCGGGAGCTGCTGGTGGTGCACGACATCCGGCGGTACGCGGGCCGCCTCCGGGTGGCCGAGGCGCACTTCCGCTCGCTGGTGGCCGGCGCCACCGACCTGACCCTGGTGCTCGACGAGCAGCTCACCGTCCAGTGGCAGTCACCCGCCGCGGCCCGGCTGTTCGGGCTGCGCGACGCCGAGGTGCTGGGCCGCCCGTTCGGCGAGCTGATCCACCCGGAAGACGCCGGCGACGCGCTCGCGGTGATCGGCTCGGTGCTGGCCGGCGAGCACGAGGGCGGCCCGCCGGTGCTGGTCAACGCCCGGATGCGGGACGGCGCCCAGCTCTGGCGGGACACCGAGTCGACCATCTCCGACCAGCGTGCGGTGCCCGAGGTGGCCGCCCTGGTGGTGCACGTGCGGGACGTCGGCGAGCGCCGTCACCTGGAGCGCACCCTGCACAAGCTGGCCTATCTGGACCAGCTCACCGGCCTGGCCAACCGGCGGGCGCTGATGCGCGAGCTGCACGCCTTCCATGACCGGCCCGGCCGGCACGGCACCCTGCTGGTGGTCGACCTGCACGGGGTGGCCGAGGTGAACGACTCCCGGGGCCGCGAGGTCGGCGACGCGGTGCTCACCGAGGTGGCCCGGCGGCTGCGCGGGCTGCTCGGCGGCGAGGACGTGCCGGCCCGGCTCGGCGGTGACGAGTTCGCGGTGCTCACCCCGGATTCGGCGGTGCCGGCCTACGCGCTGGCCAGCCGGATCGTGACCACGCTCGGCGAGCCCTACGCGCTGCCCGGGGCCGGGGTGGTGCTGCACACCACGGTGGGCCTGGCCGAGCTGGCCGGGGCGGCCGACCCGGACGAAGTGGTGCGGCACGCCGACCTGGCCCGGCAGCGCGCCCATCAGCTGGGCCGGGACCGGGTGGAGTGGTACGACCCGGACGTCGAGCTGCAGCTGCACCGCCGGATGGAGCTGGAGCGGCAGCTGCTCGGCGCCGCCGGCCGGGGCGAGCTGGACCTGGTCTTCCAGCCGGTGACCGGGCTGCGCGACGGCCACCCGGCCGGGGTGGAGGCGCTGCTGCGCTGGCGGCATCCGGAGCTCGGCACAATCCTGCCCGGCGAGCTGATGCCGATCGCCGCGGCGCTCGGCGTCACCGCCGAGCTGGACGAGTGGGTGCTGGACGCGGCCTGCCGGCAGCTGAGCACCTGGGCCGGCGGCGACGAGGACTTCTGGCTGTCGGTCAACGTCCGGCCCCGGGAGCTGCTCACCGCCCGGTTCCCGGAGCAGGTGACCAGCATCCTGCGCCGGCACCGGATCGCCCCGGAGCGCCTGGTCGTCGAGGTCGCCGAGACCTGGATCGCCGAGGACGTGCCGGCCGTGGTGGCGGCGCTGACCGGGCTGCGGCGGCTGGGGGTGCGAGCCGCGCTGGACGACTTCGGGTCCGGGCAGACCTCGCTGTCGCACCTGCGGCGGCTCCCGGTGGACA
- a CDS encoding PH domain-containing protein: MSQRPVLRVRKSGTALVAAVIAFVSAVPLAGASWALTPVLLIPLAVFAWAWRAGTDVYPDRLRVRALFGGNVVPWSRIVELAPDQRGRVSALLDNGNVIRLTGITRDNLPVVLEAIGQTPATDGEPAATEQ; this comes from the coding sequence GTGAGCCAACGCCCCGTACTCCGCGTCCGCAAGTCCGGCACCGCTCTGGTGGCTGCCGTGATCGCGTTCGTCAGCGCCGTGCCCCTGGCCGGCGCCTCGTGGGCGCTCACCCCGGTGCTGCTGATCCCGCTCGCCGTGTTCGCCTGGGCGTGGCGGGCCGGCACCGACGTCTACCCGGACCGGCTGCGCGTCCGTGCCCTGTTCGGCGGCAACGTGGTGCCCTGGAGCCGGATCGTCGAGCTCGCCCCGGACCAGCGGGGCCGGGTCTCCGCGCTGCTGGACAACGGCAACGTGATCCGGCTGACCGGGATCACCCGGGACAACCTGCCGGTGGTGCTGGAGGCCATCGGGCAGACCCCGGCCACCGACGGCGAGCCGGCCGCCACCGAGCAGTGA
- a CDS encoding PQQ-dependent sugar dehydrogenase — translation MRSRRGRAAIATLAVVLALTSGCSFGPPGPDQAGTAPNLPGPSVAATASASPGGEQEIAVTVLAKGLEVPWGIAFLPDGSALVTERDTARILRVGPGSDADGLQVSEAARLTEVRASGDGGLLGIAVSPRYATDKTVFVYYSTSTDNRVGKLVLGKLVQPIVTGIPRSAQQNGGALAFGPDGFLYAGTGDGTPAGSQAQDPKNLGGKILRMTTAGKPAPGNPVKTSLVWSSGHRNVQGLTWDKTKRMFATENTQPQFSELNVVQKGKNYGWPKADGAGTAKKFTNPLAAWPTADSSCGGVAALETLVATACLLGKRIYMIDVTGNGTVLGKAQELLTGKYGRLRALVAAPDGSLWVSTSNQEDAGEPDPEDDRLIRLVFSDGGAGRS, via the coding sequence GTGCGTTCCCGCCGGGGCCGTGCCGCGATCGCGACACTCGCCGTCGTGCTGGCGCTGACCTCCGGGTGCAGCTTCGGCCCGCCCGGGCCCGACCAGGCCGGCACCGCGCCCAACCTGCCGGGCCCGTCGGTCGCCGCCACCGCCAGCGCCAGCCCGGGCGGCGAGCAGGAGATCGCGGTCACCGTGCTGGCCAAGGGCCTCGAGGTGCCCTGGGGCATCGCCTTCCTGCCGGACGGGTCGGCCCTGGTCACCGAGCGCGACACGGCCCGGATCCTGCGGGTCGGGCCCGGCTCCGACGCCGACGGCCTGCAGGTCAGCGAGGCGGCCCGGCTGACCGAGGTGCGCGCCTCCGGCGATGGCGGCCTGCTCGGCATCGCCGTCTCGCCGAGATACGCGACCGACAAGACCGTCTTCGTCTACTACTCCACCTCCACCGACAACCGCGTCGGCAAGCTGGTGCTGGGCAAGCTGGTGCAGCCGATCGTCACCGGCATCCCCCGCTCCGCCCAGCAGAACGGCGGGGCCCTGGCCTTCGGTCCGGACGGCTTCCTGTACGCCGGGACCGGTGACGGCACCCCGGCCGGCAGCCAGGCGCAGGACCCGAAAAACCTCGGCGGCAAGATCCTGCGGATGACCACGGCCGGCAAGCCGGCCCCGGGCAACCCGGTGAAGACGTCGCTGGTCTGGTCCTCCGGGCACCGCAACGTGCAGGGCCTGACCTGGGACAAGACCAAGCGGATGTTCGCAACGGAGAACACCCAGCCGCAGTTCAGCGAGCTGAACGTGGTGCAGAAGGGCAAGAACTACGGCTGGCCCAAGGCGGACGGTGCCGGCACCGCGAAGAAGTTCACCAACCCCCTGGCCGCCTGGCCCACCGCCGATTCCTCGTGCGGCGGGGTGGCGGCGCTGGAGACGCTGGTGGCCACCGCCTGCCTGCTCGGCAAGCGCATCTACATGATCGACGTCACCGGCAACGGCACCGTCCTGGGCAAGGCGCAGGAACTGCTCACCGGCAAGTACGGGCGGCTGCGCGCGCTGGTCGCCGCGCCGGACGGCTCGCTCTGGGTGAGCACCTCCAACCAGGAGGACGCCGGCGAGCCGGATCCGGAGGACGACCGGCTGATCCGGCTCGTCTTCTCGGACGGCGGCGCCGGCCGGAGCTGA
- a CDS encoding metallophosphoesterase family protein, whose protein sequence is MSELPAPVLAPWRRRLQATTARSGRVWRHRWFRRVRVATAVGLVSITAAMIGVMLFAHTGINVGPFRAEMSIRPSLVGGTEVDIPPLGSLHLDSHRGTLHLKVALGSLDQSRTEELIDNPTAISSAGDRAVDEVTAGVTRLALRTVGLAVLSAILAAALIFRSVRRTAAAGLTALVVSAGSIGLAAATVRPDAISEPRYEGLLVNAPAVVGDARRIADNYGRYAEQLQQIVSNVSRIYTTVSALPVYEPAGNTTRLLHVSDLHLNPASWGLIRTVVETFDIDAVVDTGDMVDWGSSAETGFAASIPSVKVPYIYVRGNHDSVSIQSAVARQRNAIVLDDKVTTVDGVTIAGIGDPQFTPDKSETNKAGDNSGSELLTATGERLARTIRDSGKKVDVALVHDPEMAPPLSGVVPLVLAGHKHQRSVAMLPVPSAPAPGASGSPSASPTPSGAAVEGPIPTRLMVEGSTGGAGLRGLEHEEPTPLSLSVLYFDENHTLKAYDDIQLGGTGQSNVEMQRNVVGLGDDEPAITLTPSTPPSSLPATQPSR, encoded by the coding sequence ATGAGTGAGCTCCCGGCCCCGGTCCTCGCCCCTTGGCGCCGACGCCTGCAGGCCACGACCGCCCGGTCCGGGCGGGTGTGGCGGCACCGCTGGTTCCGGCGCGTCCGGGTGGCCACCGCGGTCGGCCTGGTCAGCATCACCGCCGCGATGATCGGGGTGATGCTGTTCGCGCACACCGGGATCAACGTGGGCCCGTTCCGCGCCGAGATGTCGATCAGGCCGAGCCTGGTCGGCGGCACCGAGGTGGACATCCCGCCGCTCGGGTCGCTGCACCTGGACAGCCACCGGGGCACGCTGCACCTCAAGGTGGCGCTCGGCTCGCTCGACCAGAGCCGCACCGAGGAGCTGATCGACAACCCGACGGCGATCAGCTCGGCCGGCGACCGCGCGGTCGACGAGGTGACCGCCGGGGTGACCCGGCTGGCTCTGCGGACGGTCGGGCTGGCCGTGCTGAGCGCGATCCTGGCCGCCGCGCTGATCTTCCGCAGTGTCCGGCGCACCGCCGCGGCCGGGCTGACCGCGCTGGTGGTCAGCGCCGGCAGCATCGGCCTGGCGGCGGCCACCGTCCGGCCGGACGCGATCAGCGAGCCGCGCTACGAGGGTCTGCTGGTCAACGCGCCGGCCGTGGTCGGTGACGCGCGCCGGATCGCGGACAACTACGGGCGCTACGCCGAGCAGTTGCAGCAGATCGTCAGCAACGTGAGCCGGATCTACACCACCGTGTCGGCGCTGCCGGTCTACGAGCCGGCCGGCAACACCACCCGCCTGCTGCACGTCTCCGACCTGCATCTGAACCCGGCCTCGTGGGGCCTGATCCGGACCGTGGTGGAGACCTTCGACATCGACGCGGTGGTGGACACCGGCGACATGGTCGACTGGGGCAGCAGCGCCGAGACCGGTTTCGCGGCGTCCATCCCGTCGGTCAAGGTGCCCTACATCTACGTGCGGGGCAACCACGACTCGGTGAGCATCCAGTCCGCGGTGGCCCGCCAGCGGAACGCGATCGTCCTGGACGACAAGGTGACCACGGTCGACGGGGTGACCATCGCCGGGATCGGCGACCCGCAGTTCACCCCGGACAAGAGCGAGACCAACAAGGCCGGCGACAACTCCGGCAGCGAGCTGCTCACCGCCACCGGCGAGCGGCTCGCCAGGACGATCCGGGACTCCGGCAAGAAGGTGGACGTCGCCCTGGTCCACGACCCGGAGATGGCGCCGCCGCTGTCCGGGGTGGTGCCGCTGGTCCTGGCCGGGCACAAGCACCAGCGCTCGGTGGCGATGCTGCCGGTCCCATCGGCGCCGGCGCCGGGCGCGTCCGGCTCGCCGTCCGCCTCACCCACCCCGTCCGGCGCGGCCGTCGAGGGCCCGATCCCGACCCGGCTGATGGTGGAGGGCTCCACCGGCGGCGCCGGCCTGCGCGGACTGGAGCACGAGGAGCCGACGCCGCTGTCCCTCTCGGTCCTCTACTTCGACGAGAACCACACGCTCAAGGCCTACGACGACATCCAGCTGGGCGGCACCGGCCAGTCCAACGTCGAGATGCAGCGCAACGTCGTCGGCCTCGGCGACGACGAGCCCGCCATCACCCTCACCCCGTCCACCCCACCGTCGTCCCTCCCGGCCACCCAGCCCAGCCGCTGA
- a CDS encoding tetratricopeptide repeat protein, producing the protein MEAWPAPSGLHGPAVPFVAETPVLPMPYGPAEPQPVFRADEAYWIAAGEPPLIAAAHVAVHEERFTDAIGMLEEFLREHPADVRGWHRLAGARVGLGDFGAALADADRSVALDPESAPAHRMRGIALLFLNRPAEAEQAATRSLELDPGAADAHALLAETLRLQGRAEDALTAARAALAIAPGHPGALRVIAANPSPIARWMPLVVATTLPAALILGVLALMLAGASSATTFGVFAAFACLPLFAAVLRWTVGTRGAPVRPLPNRAFLTAPLAATAYVAAPLILSGTGGGGVLCVLLLTAFLTTASTAAVQRRLLPHP; encoded by the coding sequence GTGGAAGCTTGGCCGGCCCCTTCCGGCCTGCACGGGCCGGCTGTGCCGTTCGTCGCGGAAACCCCGGTCCTGCCGATGCCCTACGGGCCGGCGGAACCGCAACCGGTGTTCCGGGCCGACGAGGCCTACTGGATCGCCGCGGGGGAGCCGCCGCTGATCGCCGCCGCCCACGTGGCCGTGCACGAGGAACGATTCACCGACGCGATCGGGATGCTGGAGGAGTTCCTCCGGGAGCACCCGGCGGACGTGCGCGGCTGGCACCGGCTGGCCGGTGCCCGGGTCGGCCTCGGCGACTTCGGGGCGGCCCTGGCCGATGCCGACCGGTCCGTCGCACTCGACCCGGAAAGCGCTCCGGCGCACCGGATGCGCGGGATCGCCCTGCTCTTCCTGAACCGCCCGGCCGAGGCCGAACAGGCCGCAACCCGGTCGCTCGAACTCGACCCGGGCGCCGCGGACGCGCATGCCCTGCTCGCCGAGACGTTGCGGCTGCAGGGTCGTGCCGAGGACGCCCTGACCGCCGCCCGCGCCGCCCTGGCCATCGCCCCGGGCCACCCGGGCGCCCTGCGTGTCATCGCCGCGAACCCCTCGCCGATCGCCCGCTGGATGCCGTTGGTCGTCGCCACCACCCTGCCCGCCGCGCTGATCCTGGGCGTGCTGGCGCTGATGCTGGCCGGCGCGTCCTCGGCCACCACCTTCGGGGTCTTCGCCGCGTTCGCCTGCCTGCCGCTGTTCGCCGCGGTCCTCCGCTGGACGGTCGGCACCCGGGGCGCTCCGGTCCGCCCCCTGCCGAACCGGGCCTTCCTCACCGCCCCGCTCGCCGCCACCGCTTACGTCGCCGCCCCGCTGATCCTCTCCGGCACCGGCGGCGGTGGAGTCCTCTGCGTCCTGCTGCTGACCGCCTTCCTCACCACCGCCAGCACCGCAGCCGTCCAGCGCCGCCTCCTCCCCCACCCCTGA
- the gatB gene encoding Asp-tRNA(Asn)/Glu-tRNA(Gln) amidotransferase subunit GatB — MTTIALPSYDDAISRYEPVIGLETHVELGTQTKMFCGCKTEFGAEPNTQVCPVCLALPGALPVMNRAAIEATIRIGLALNCDIAPWCRMARKNYFYPDMPKNFQTSQYDEPLCVDGYVDVTVDGKEYRVEIERVHIEEDTGKTLHVGGATGRIHGATESLVDYNRAGIPLVEIVTKPVPGLGALAPEIAKAYVAELRDIIRALGVSDVRMEQGSMRCDVNTSLNKPGEEWGTRTETKNVNSLRSVERAVRSEIIRQAGLLDEGVRIFQETRHFQETTGDTRPGRSKETATDYRYFPEPDLVPIAPDPAWVQQLKAELPEKPSVKRARLREEWGMTEIDMQSAVNAGAIELIEETIAAGASPAGARKWWLGELARRSNELGIELSSVGATPAQVAELQKLVDDGKLNDKLARQVLEGVVAGEGSPAEVMAARGLEVVSDTGALQTAVDEAIAANPDIAAKIRDGKVAAAGALVGAVMKTTRGQADAKTVRDLILSRLGAS, encoded by the coding sequence ATGACGACCATCGCGCTGCCGTCCTACGACGACGCCATCAGCCGTTACGAGCCGGTCATCGGCCTGGAGACGCACGTCGAGCTGGGCACCCAGACCAAGATGTTCTGTGGCTGCAAGACCGAGTTCGGCGCCGAGCCGAACACTCAGGTCTGCCCGGTCTGCCTGGCGCTGCCCGGCGCGCTGCCGGTGATGAACCGGGCCGCCATCGAGGCGACCATCCGGATCGGCCTCGCGCTGAACTGTGACATCGCGCCGTGGTGCCGGATGGCCCGGAAGAACTACTTCTATCCGGACATGCCGAAGAACTTCCAGACCTCGCAGTACGACGAGCCGCTCTGCGTGGACGGCTACGTCGACGTCACGGTCGACGGCAAGGAGTACCGGGTCGAGATCGAGCGGGTGCACATCGAGGAGGACACCGGCAAGACGCTGCACGTCGGCGGCGCCACCGGTCGCATCCACGGCGCCACCGAGTCGCTGGTCGACTACAACCGGGCCGGCATCCCGCTGGTCGAGATCGTCACCAAGCCGGTCCCCGGCCTCGGCGCGCTCGCTCCCGAGATCGCCAAGGCCTACGTCGCCGAGCTGCGCGACATCATCCGCGCGCTGGGCGTCTCCGACGTGCGGATGGAGCAGGGCTCGATGCGCTGCGACGTCAACACCTCGCTGAACAAGCCGGGCGAGGAGTGGGGCACCCGCACCGAGACCAAGAACGTGAACTCGCTGCGCTCGGTCGAGCGCGCGGTCCGTTCCGAGATCATCCGGCAGGCCGGCCTGCTCGACGAGGGTGTCCGGATCTTCCAGGAGACCCGGCACTTCCAGGAGACCACCGGCGACACCCGGCCGGGCCGGTCCAAGGAGACCGCGACCGACTACCGCTACTTCCCGGAGCCCGACCTGGTCCCGATCGCGCCCGACCCGGCGTGGGTCCAGCAGCTCAAGGCCGAGCTCCCGGAGAAGCCGAGCGTGAAGCGTGCCCGCCTCCGCGAGGAGTGGGGGATGACCGAGATCGACATGCAGTCCGCGGTCAACGCCGGCGCCATCGAGTTGATCGAGGAGACGATCGCGGCCGGCGCGTCCCCGGCCGGCGCCCGCAAGTGGTGGCTGGGCGAGCTGGCCCGCCGCTCCAACGAGCTGGGCATCGAGCTGTCGTCCGTCGGCGCCACCCCGGCCCAGGTCGCCGAGCTGCAGAAACTCGTCGACGACGGCAAGCTCAACGACAAGCTGGCCCGCCAGGTGCTGGAGGGCGTGGTGGCCGGCGAGGGCTCGCCCGCCGAGGTGATGGCCGCCCGCGGTCTCGAGGTGGTGTCGGACACCGGCGCGCTGCAGACCGCGGTCGACGAGGCGATCGCCGCCAACCCGGACATCGCCGCCAAGATCCGTGACGGCAAGGTGGCGGCGGCGGGCGCGCTGGTGGGCGCGGTCATGAAGACCACGCGAGGCCAGGCCGACGCCAAGACCGTCCGCGACTTGATCCTGTCCCGGCTCGGCGCTTCCTAG
- a CDS encoding M1 family metallopeptidase, which yields MHRFPAVVALAATVLCAACTDNPAKPTPTVAPSSAPSAAPADDYSAWQAGRSTPVADKLYPEHGNSKIDILGYDLELDWQPPKKLLTGTATIRLRPVAAATEISLDFANLTVDKVTVDGAPATGTLAGQKLTVPATLIADQPVTLVVDYHGTPKQVSYPSHRGDAKEGVGLRPAKNGGLWTMQEPWGAMTWYPANELVSDKALYDIAVTVPAGWAAAASGTPGPVEGNTYRYTSAVPVAAYLTTLAVDKYQKITQTGPHGLPLTYWVLPKTDAKLVPSLKKSPEILTWLEQKLGTYPFETAGALMNGSISAMETQQMLSMGRSLKWDPAFFEETLVHEYAHQWFGDAVTPSTWTDLWLNEGFAQYMQFLWEQKVQKFSDAQLEVFLRQRDAELRKTVGPPGKPKAANFAESNVYLCGAAMLKELNDALGDAKFFALMRAWVAEHQGTNQDRASFIAFVKTNTGKDFSQLINAWLDSPKTPK from the coding sequence ATGCATCGCTTTCCCGCCGTCGTGGCGCTGGCCGCGACGGTCCTGTGCGCAGCTTGCACGGATAACCCCGCGAAACCCACGCCGACAGTCGCACCGTCGTCGGCGCCGTCCGCCGCTCCCGCCGACGACTACTCCGCATGGCAGGCCGGCCGCTCCACCCCGGTCGCCGACAAGCTCTACCCGGAGCACGGCAATTCCAAGATCGACATTTTGGGGTACGACCTCGAACTCGACTGGCAGCCCCCGAAGAAGCTGCTCACCGGCACCGCCACGATCCGCCTGCGCCCGGTCGCCGCGGCCACCGAGATCAGCCTGGACTTCGCGAACCTGACCGTCGACAAGGTCACCGTGGACGGTGCGCCGGCCACCGGCACACTGGCCGGGCAGAAACTCACCGTGCCGGCCACCCTGATCGCCGACCAGCCGGTCACCCTGGTGGTCGACTACCACGGCACACCCAAGCAGGTCAGCTACCCGTCGCACCGCGGCGACGCCAAGGAGGGCGTCGGCCTGCGCCCGGCCAAGAACGGCGGCCTGTGGACCATGCAGGAGCCGTGGGGCGCGATGACCTGGTACCCGGCCAACGAGCTGGTCTCCGACAAGGCGCTCTACGACATCGCGGTGACCGTCCCGGCCGGCTGGGCCGCGGCGGCGAGCGGCACCCCCGGCCCGGTCGAGGGCAACACGTACCGCTACACCTCGGCGGTCCCGGTCGCCGCCTACCTGACCACGCTGGCCGTGGACAAGTACCAGAAGATCACCCAGACCGGCCCGCACGGGTTGCCGCTGACCTACTGGGTGCTGCCGAAGACCGACGCCAAGCTGGTGCCGTCGCTGAAGAAGTCGCCGGAGATCCTCACCTGGCTGGAGCAGAAGCTCGGCACGTACCCGTTCGAGACGGCCGGCGCGCTGATGAACGGCTCGATCTCGGCGATGGAGACCCAGCAGATGCTGAGCATGGGCCGGTCGCTGAAGTGGGATCCGGCCTTCTTCGAGGAGACCCTGGTCCACGAGTACGCCCACCAGTGGTTCGGCGACGCGGTCACCCCGAGCACCTGGACCGACCTGTGGCTCAACGAGGGCTTCGCGCAGTACATGCAGTTCCTCTGGGAGCAGAAGGTCCAGAAGTTCAGCGATGCCCAGTTGGAGGTCTTCCTCCGCCAGCGGGACGCCGAGCTGCGCAAGACGGTCGGCCCGCCCGGCAAGCCGAAAGCCGCCAACTTCGCCGAGAGCAACGTCTACCTGTGCGGCGCCGCGATGCTCAAGGAGCTGAACGACGCCCTGGGCGACGCGAAGTTCTTCGCCCTGATGCGGGCGTGGGTGGCCGAGCACCAGGGCACCAACCAGGACCGGGCGTCCTTCATCGCCTTCGTGAAGACGAACACCGGCAAGGATTTCAGCCAGCTGATCAACGCCTGGCTGGACTCCCCGAAGACCCCGAAGTAG